The Ralstonia pickettii DTP0602 genome segment ATGCGGCGACGGCATCGGCTGCGCAAGCTGAGCTTGTGCGGATGCTGCGCTTCGAGCAGGGCACGTCGCGCAAATTCTGGCGCGCCAGCGTGCGCGGGGCGGAGCTCTCCGTCACCTACGGCCGCATCGGCAGTGCAGGACAGACCGGCGTGAAGGCGTTCGACAGCGCCGAGCGGGCCCGGCGTGAAATGGACAAGCTGGTGGCGGAGAAACTGCGCAAGGGCTACGTGGAGGCGTAGCACCTGGGCAGGCGGCCGTCACGCTGATCCTATCGAACGTAACGGTCCTTCCACGAAAAATGCCTGGTGCCTTCCGGCATGGCCGGGTGTCTTTGCTCATGCCGTTCGTCGCGGAGCCCCTTTGGTCAGACCAGGTAGCGCCGGAACCAGGCGATAGTCCGGTCCCACGCCAGCCTGGCGGCTGCCTCGTCGTAGCGTGGCGTGGAGTCATTGTGAAAGCCGTGGTGGGTGCCTCGGTAGATGTGTGCCTCGTAGGTCTTGCCGTTGGCTTTCAGCGCCGCCTCGTAGGCAGGCCACGTGGCATTGACGTTCGGATCGGTCTCGGCAAAGTGCAATAGCAACGGTGCCTTGATGCGTGGAACGTCCTCGGCCTTGGCCTGGCGGCCGTAGAACGGCACCGCCGCAGCCAGTTCCGGGTAGGCCATCGCCGCGGCATTGCAGACGCCACCGCCATAGCAGAAGCCGGTGATGCCGACTTTGCCTGTGGTGAGGTTGCCGGCCCGAAGGTATTCAATGGCTGCAAAAAAATCGTCCATGAGCTTCTGCGGGTTGACCTGCTGCTGCAGCACCCGGCCCCTGTCGTCATTGCCTGGATAGCCGCCGACCGAGCTCAGGCCGTCCGGCGCCAGCGCTACGAAACCGGCCTTGGCCACACGTCGCGCGACGTCCTCGACATAGGGATTGAGGCCCCGGTTCTCGTGTACCACGACCACACCGGGCACCGGCTTGGCCACCCTGGTGGGGCGCACCAGATAGCCGCGCACCTCTCCATGGCCGTTCGGGGAGGGATAGCGGATGTACTCGGCAAGGATGTCCGGATCAGTGAACGCGATTTGCTGGGCCAGCGCATAGTCGGGGCTCAGTGAAGCGAGGATAGCGGTGGCGGTCAGGCTTCCAACGGCGAATTTCGCCGCGCGGTCGAGAAAGTCGCGCCGGCTGAGCCGGCCATGCACGTAACCGTCGTAGAGCTCAAGCAGTTCGGGATGGAATTCCTTGGCGGTCAGACGACTCATGCGGTTCTCCTTTTACGAAGGCTTCACGGCCGTGCTGGCGGGCGCCGCTGGGAGCCGCTGGCAGCCCTCGTGGGTGTTTGAAAGTTTTTGAAATATGGGTAGCCGATAATCGGCCGAACCATTTCTTCGAGTCGCGATAGACTTCTCGACTACGTCTGCAACTGGCGCTGGCGCAAGGCGGGCATGGCGCTTGCTTTGGCTCGCTGTTCCGCTCTGGCGCTGGTCAACCGGTTTGCCGGTGACATTTTGACTCGGCCTTGATTCTTACGCAGGAAATCGTAATGCAACGATCACGCGGCTGCAGCGCCTGGGTTCCGGTCACGCTGGCCATCGCCATGTCAATGCTTGCCGGATGCAGCGGCAAGAAAGAGGCCGCAGCCCCGCCGCCACCGCAAGTGAGCGTGGTCACGCTCAAGACCGAGCCACTGACGCTGGATACTGAGCTGCCGGGGCGCACCACGGCGTTCCGCATTGCCGAAGTCAGGCCGCAGGTGGACGGCATCATCCTGCGCCGCCTGTTCAAGGAGGGCAGCGACGTCACGCAGGGCCAGCAGCTCTACCAGATCGACCCGTCCACCTACGAGGCCACCTACAAGAGCGCGAGGGCGACGCTGGAATCCGCCCGCCTGCTGGCAGAGCGGTACGGGCGTCTGGTCGGTGACGAGGCGGTCAGCAAGCAGCAGCACGACGAGGCCAGGGCCGCCTGGCTGCAGGCGCAGGCTGCGGTGGACCGCGCCCAGATCAACCTGCGCTATACCAAGGTGCTGTCACCGATTTCCGGGCGTATCGGGCGCTCGAATGTGACGGAAGGTGCGCTGGTCACCAACGGCCAGGCTACCGCGCTGTCGGTGGTGCAGCAGCTTGACCCGATCTACGTCGACGTGACGCAGCCCTCTGCCTCCCTGCTGCGGCTGCGGCGCGAGCTGGCCAATGGTGCGCTGCAAAGTGCCGGCGCCAACGCTGCCCAGGTCAGCCTGGTGCTCGAAGACGGTACCCGCTATCCCGAAACCGGCCGCCTGGAGTTCTCCGAAGTGGCCGTGGACCAGGGCACCGGCTCGGTGACGCTGCGCGCAGTGTTTCCCAACCCGCGCCATGAGCTGCTGCCGGGCATGTTCGTCCATGCCCGCCTGCGTGAAGGCGTGAAGACCAATGCCTTGCTCGTGCCCCAGCAGGGTGTGACGCGCGACCTCAAGGGCCAGGCCACGGCGCTGGTGGTCAATGCCAGGGACGAGGTGGAACTGCGCCAGATCCGCACCGACCGCGCCGTTGGCGACAAGTGGCTGGTTTCCGACGGCCTCGGGGCGGGCGACCGCGTCATCGTGGAAGGCCTGCAGTTCGTGCGGCCCGGGGCGAAAGTGCGCGTAGCCCAGGCCGGGACCGCCGCAGGCGCCCCGGTGGCCGCCGCGTCTGCCCCGTCCGCGGCCAAGCCCTGAGCGCACTGCCAGGGCGAGGGAGTATCCATGTCCAATTTCTTTATCGATCGGCCCATCTTCGCGTGGGTGATCGCCCTGGTCATCATGCTGGCCGGCGTGCTGTCGATCCGCGCGCTGCCCATCAGCCAGTATCCGGCCATCGCGCCGCCCACCATCGCCATCTCGGTCAACTACCCCGGTGCCTCCGCCGAGACGGTGCAGGACACCGTGGTGCAGGTGATCGAGCAGCAGCTCAACGGCCTGGACCGCCTGCGCTACATCTCCTCGGAAAGCAACGCCGACGGCAACATGACGATCACGGTGACCTTCGAGCAAGGCACCAATCCGGATATTGCCCAGGTGCAGGTGCAGAACAAGCTGGCCCTTGCGCAGCCCCTGTTGCCGCAGGAAGTGCAGCAGCAAGGCATCCGCGTGACCAAGTCGGTGCGCAACTTCCTGGTCATCGTGGGCCTGATTTCCACTGACCCCAAGGTCACGCGGGAAGACCTGTCGAACTACATCGTTTCGAGTATCCAGGACCCGCTTTCGCGCACCTACGGGGTGGGCGACTTCCAGGTGTTCGGCGCGCAGTACGCCATGCGGGTGTGGATCGACCCGGCCCGGCTCAACAGCTACCAGCTCACGCCGCTGGACGTGAGCAGCGCCATCAGGGCGCAGAACGTCCAGGTGGCCTCCGGCCAGCTTGGCGGCCTGCCGGCGGTGCGGGGCCAGCAACTCAATGCCAGCGTGATCGGCAAGACCCGGCTGCAGACCAGCGAGCAGTTCGGCAACATCCTGCTCAAGGTCAACCCCGACGGCTCGCAGGTGCGCCTGAAGGACGTGGCGGAGGTGGGCCTGGGCGGGCAGGACTACAACATCAACGCGCAATACAACGGCCAGGCGGCCTCGGGCATTGCCGTGCGGCTGGCCGCCGGGGCCAACGCGCTGGAAACCGTGCGCGCCATCCGCAAGACGCTGGACGGGCTGGAGCCTTTCTTCCCGCCCGGGATGAAGGTGGTCTACCCGTATGACACCTCGCCGGTGATCTCGGGCTCCATCCACGAAGTGGTCAAGACGCTGATGGAAGCCATCGTGCTGGTGTTCCTGGTGATGTACCTGTTCCTGCAGAACGTCCGCGCCACGCTGATCCCCACCATCGCCGTGCCGGTGGTGCTGCTCGGCACCTTCGGCGTGCTGGCCGCGTTCGGGTACACCATCAACACGCTGACCATGTTCGGCATGGTGCTGGCCATCGGGCTGCTGGTGGATGACGCCATTGTCGTGGTGGAGAACGTCGAACGCGTGATGGCCGAGGAGGGCCTGCCGCCTAAGGAAGCCGCGCGGCGCTCCATGGGTCAGATCCAGGGCGCGCTGGTGGGCATTGCGCTGGTGCTGTCGGCGGTGTTCCTGCCGATGGCGTTCTTCGGCGGCTCAACCGGCGTGATCTACCGGCAGTTCTCCATCACCATTGTCTCGTCCATGGTGCTGTCGGTGCTGGTCGCGCTGATACTGACGCCGGCCCTGTGCGCCACCATGCTCCAGCCCATCGAAAAGGGCGATCATGGCGAGAACAAGGGCGGTTTCTTCGGCTGGTTCAACCGCAAGTTCATCGCGACCACCCAGGGCTACGAGCGCAGCGTGTCAGGCATCCTGAAGCGCCGCCTGCCCTTCCTGCTGATCTACGTGGCCATCGTGGTGGCGATGGGCTTCCTGTTCACCCGCATCCCCACGTCGTTCCTGCCGGAAGAAGACCAGGGGGTGCTGTACGCCCAGGTGCAGACGCCGGCCGGCGCCACGGCCGAGCGCACGCAGAAGGTGCTCGACCAGATGCGCGATTACCTGCTGAAGGAAGAGGGCGGCGTGGTGGAGTCGCTGTTTACTGTCAACGGCTTCAACTTTGCCGGCCGCGGCCAGAACTCGGGCCTGGCCTTCATCCTGCTTAAGCCATGGGCGCAGCGCAGCGGGGAGAGCACCAGCGTGTTCGACCTGGCCGCGCGCGCGCAGCGCAAGTTCATGAGCTTCCGCGATTCGATGTCGTTCGCGTTCGCTCCGCCCGCGGTGCAGGAACTGGGCAATGCCACCGGCTTTGACCTCTACCTGCAGGACCAGGCCGGCATTGGCCACGTGGCGCTGATGGACGCGCGCGACAAGTTCCTGGCGCTGGCCTCGCAAAGCCCGGTGCTGCAGCGCGTGCGCCCCAATGGCCTGAATGACCAGCCGCAGTACCAGCTGGTGATCGACGATGAAAAGGCGCGCGCGCTTGGCGTCTCGCTGGGTGACATCAACAGCACGGTGTCGATCGCCTGGGGTTCCAGCTATGTCAACGACTTCATCGACCGCGGCCGGGTCAAGCGCGTCTACGTGCAGGGCCGCCCGGACTCGCGGATGAACCCGGACGATATCGACAAGTGGTTCGTGCGCAACGACAAGGGCGAGATGGTGCCGTTCTCGGCCTTTGCCGACGGCAAGTGGGCCTATGGCTCGCCCAAGCTGCAGCGCTACAACGGCGTGCCGGCGGTGCAAATGCTGGGGGAGCCCGCGCCCGGGCGCAGTTCCGGCGAGGCCATGAAGGCGATCGAGGAGATCATGAAGCAGATGCCGCCGGGCGTGGGCTATGCCTGGACCGGCCTGTCCTATGAGGAGCGGCTGTCGGGCGCGCAGGCGCCGGCGCTCTATGCGCTCTCGCTGCTGGTGGTGTTCCTGTGCCTGGCCGCGCTGTACGAAAGTTGGTCGATTCCGTTCTCCGTGATGCTGGTGGTGCCACTCGGCGTGATCGGCGCACTGCTTGCCACGCTGGGGCGTGGCTTGTCCAATGACGTGTTCTTCCAGGTGGGCCTGCTGACCACCATCGGCCTGTCCGCGAAGAACGCCATCCTGATCGTGGAATTCGCCAAGAGCGAGTACGAACAGGGCAAGGACCTGGTCGAGGCCGCCGTGGAGGCGTGCCGCTTGCGCCTGCGCCCCATCGTGATGACCTCGCTGGCCTTCATGCTCGGCGTGTTTCCGCTGGCCGTGTCCACTGGCGCCGGTGCGGGCAGCCAGCATGCCATCGGTACCGGCGTGATCGGCGGCATGATCACTGCCACGGTGCTGGCGATCTTCTGGGTGCCGCTGTTCTTTGTCGTCGTCACCTCGCTGTTCGGGCGCAAGCGCAGGCCGAAGCCCCATGACGCCTCCCTGGAAAAAGGCGCGCTCGAATGAAGAAGACCTTGCTCTGCGCTGCCGCCATGGCCATGCTGGCCGGCTGCAGCCTGATTCCCAAGTACGAGCGGCCGGCCTCGCCGGTGGAGGCAGCCTACCCGCAGGGCCCGGCCTACCTGCCAGCCGATGCCGACGCCGAAGCCGGCCAGGTGCCCGCGGTCGAGCTGGGCTGGCGCGAATTCTTTGCCGATCCGCGGCTGCGCCGTCTCATCGAACTGGCGCTGGAGAACAACCGTGACCTGCGCGTGGCCGCCCTCAACGTGGAGGCGTTCGGTGCACAGTACCGCATCCAGCGCGCCGACCTGTTTCCTGCCGTCGGCGCCGCCGCACTGGGCACGCGCCAGCGCATTCCCGCCGACCTGTCCACCACCGGACAGCGGATGATCGGCAGCCAGTACGGCGTGTCGGTGGGCACCACGGCGTGGGAAATCGACCTGTTCGGCCGCCTGCGCAGCCTTAGCGAATCCGCGCTCGAGCAGTATTTCGCCAGCGACGAGGCACGCCGCAGCGCCCAGATCTCGCTGGTGGCGAGCGTTGCCAGCGCCTACCTGACCCAGCGCGCCGATGAAGCCCTGCTGCAGGTCACCCGTGAAACGCTGGCCAATTACGAGCGCAGTTATGGCCTGACCCGGCGCAGCTACGAGGAAGGGATCGCTTCCCGGCTGGACCTGCGCCAGGCGCAGACCGCCGTGGAAACCGCACGCGCGAGTCTCGCGCGTTATACCCGGCTGGTAGCCCAGGACCAGAATGCCCTGGTGCTGCTGCTCGGCACGTCCCTGCCCGCGGACCTGCCGGAAGGCCTGCCGCTGGAGCAGAAGCTGTTTGCCGATGTCCCGGCCGGGCTGCCCTCAGACCTGCTGCAGAACCGCCCGGACGTGCTCGCTGCCGAGCACCGGCTGCGCTCCGCCAACGCCGATATCGGCGCCGCGCGTGCGGCGTTCTTCCCCAGTATCAGCCTGACCGCATCGGCAGGCACCGCCAGCAGGCAGCTTTCGGGCCTGTTCGGGGCCGGCTCCGGCACGTGGCTGTTCCAGCCGCAGATCAACCTGCCGCTGTTTACCGCCGGCAGCCTGCGGGCGAGCCTGGACTTTGCCGCCATCCAGAAGGATGTCAACGTCGCCCAGTACGAGCGTACGGTGCAGACCGCCTTCCGCGAGGTGGCCGACGGGCTGGCGGCACGCGGCACGTACACCAGCCAGCTCCAGGCCCAGGTCCGCTTCGTGGAAGCCGCCCAGGACGCCTATGGTCTGGCCGACCGGCGCTATCGCACGGGTGTCGACAGCTACCTTGCCGTGCTGGACGCGCAGCGCTCGCTGTACAACGCACAGCAACTGCTGATCGAAGCCCGGCTCGAACAGCTGACCAGTGAAGTCAACCTGTACAAGGCCTTGGGCGGCGGCTGGCACGACCAGACCGGCAAGGCCGGCGATGCGCCCGCGGCAGGCGCCGGACCAGCCTGACGCGCAAGCCGGGCGGGCAGCGTGCGCCGTCGCGCGCACCGCTGCCCGTCCAGGGCTCCGTGCCGGCGACATCTTTCGGCCTTTCGAATGAGGGGAGGGCGAACCAATCTGCGCGCGATTCGAATCGCGCCATCTCGATCGAGGCAGGAGAATGTATCGGGGTTTCGGGCAGTAGCTTGACCCCGACCGCGCGGGCCTTAAGCCGGCCGACACATCAGCACAAGCGCCAGTTGCAATGCGGTACGGGCCACGGTGTCGACATCGGGCGCATAACCGTTACGAATCCAGTACAGCGCGACATGGACGATCCCGCCGGCCACGCCGGCGCTCAGCATCGGATCGAACTCCCGGCCCTCTCGTCCACCAGCCAATAACGTCCGCGCCAGCAGTGCACCAAACTCGCTAAGCGAAATGGCCAGCGCTTCATCTACAAGCTTGCTGACGCCGCGGATTTCGACCAGGAAGACCCTCGCCGCGCGAGGCTCGCATTGCAGCGCACCAAAGTAAGCCCGTAGCATCGCCAAAGCGCGCTGTTCCCCACTTTCGCCGTTTTCCTCGCCTGCCCGCGCCAGAGTGTGCAGCAATTTGCGCGTCACGGTTTCGTACGACGCCAGCAAAAGCGCCTCGCTATTGGCAAACGACTCATAGAAATAGCGCTCAGTCAGTCCGGCGGCTTCGCACACGGCCTTGACCGTGGCGTTCTGGTAGCCACGCTCTCCGTAGACCTGGACAGCCGCGGCAATCAGCTGGCTGCGGCGCTGGGCGCGTCGTTCTTCGGCTTCGGCGCCGCGATAGCGGCGAGCGGGGGAAAGCTCGGTCGTCATGGGGGCCATTATGACATTCCCTATTGCCAGATGAATTTTGACAACCTATCTTGTCAGAAACGCCGCTCATCCGCACTCGTCCGGATTTCTCATCATGACCGCCCCCCATTCTGATGACGCAGTCCTTGATGTTCTGATCGTAGGCGCCGGCCTGTCCGGGATCGGTGCCGCGCGGCACCTGCAGGAACGCTGCGCCGGCAAGCGCTACGCCATCCTCGAAGCCCGCCAGGCGCTGGGCGGCACCTGGGACCTGTTCCGCTACCCGGGCATCCGTTCGGATTCGGACATGTACACGCTCGGCTACCGTTTCAAGCCGTGGCAGGGGGCCAAGGCCATCGCCGACGGACCCTCGATCCTTGCCTACATCCGCCAGACGGCCGAAGAAGCCGGCATCACGCCACACATACGCTTCGGCCACAAGGTGCTCACCGTCGCCTGGGATAGCAGCAGCGCCTGCTGGACCGTGGAAGCGGAGCGCACCCAGGACGGCAGCCGCGTGCGCCTGCGGGCCCGCTTCCTGTACGTTTGCGCCGGCTATTACCGCTATGCCGAAGGCCACCGCCCCACGTTTCCCGGCGAAGAAACCTTCAGGGGCCGCATGGTACATCCGCAGTTCTGGGACGAATCGCTCGACTACGCCGGCAAGCGCGTGGTGGTGATCGGCAGCGGCGCCACGGCGGTGACGCTGGTGCCCGCCATGGCGAAAAGCGCGGCCCACGTGACCATGCTGCAGCGCTCGCCCACCTATATCGTCACGCGCCCCGGCGAAGACGCCATCGCCAACAGATTGCGACGCGTCTTGCCTGAAAAGCTGGCCTACACGGTGACGCGTTGGAAGAACGTGCTGCTTGGCATGAGTTTCTTCCAGTTGGCGCGCCGCCGCCCCGAGCGGGTCAAGCAGCGGCTGATCGCGATGGCCGCCGCGCAGCTTGCACCTGGCTTCGATGTGGATACCCATTTCACGCCCCGCTATATGCCCTGGGATCAGCGCCTGTGCCTGGTGCCGGACGGCGACCTGTTCCGCGAAATCCGCGACGGGCGCGCGGCGATCGTCACCGACACGATCGAACGCTTCAACGCCGAGGGTATCGTTCTGCGCAGCGGCAAGATGCTGCCCGCGGACATCGTGGTGGTCGCCACCGGGCTGAAGCTGAACATGCTCGGCGACATCGCGGTCAGCGTGGACGGCCAACCACGCCGGCCGGCCGAATCGATGGCCTACAAGGGCATGATGCTCAGCGAGGTGCCCAATCTGGTGCTGGCCTTCGGCTACACCAATGCGTCATGGACGCTCAAGGCGGACCTCACCGCCGAGTACGTCTGCCGGCTGCTGCGCTACATGGACCGTCACAAGCACCGCATCGCCATGCCGCGCCGGGCTGCCGACGTGCAGCCCGTGCCGTTCCTGGACTTCACCTCGGGCTACGTGCAACGCGCGGCCAGCGTGCTGCCGAAGCAGGGCAACCGCAAGCCGTGGCGCGTGCATCAGAACTATCTGAAAGACATGCTCACGATCCGGTACGGGCGCATCGTCGATGGCGTGCTGCAGTTCGACACACCGCTGCCGGGCACGCAGGCGCCGACGCTAAAGCAGGACGACACCCGGCGCAGCCAGCGGGATAACAGCACGCAGCCGGCGGGGGTAAGCAGCGAGGTGCAGCCATGACCATCGGACTCGCCGTCGTCGCAGGGTTGCTCGCCGTATTGCTTGTCACCGGCATCCTGCTCTTCCTCCACACCTGGCGCACTCGCATCCGCCTCACCCCGCAAATTTGTTACCGGAGCCCACCCCATGGCGACTTCAATCGGTTCTAGTCCGTACAAGCAGGATGTGCTGACAGCGTTCAAGGCTATTCGCAGGCTACTGGCAGACAGCAATGACACGGAGCAGGTGTTCCGCATCATGCGAGCGCTCAATGGCCCGTCCATGCCGCGGAATTTCAGCCGGCTGCTGAGCAAGCCAGACGGCCGGCGCATGGTGTATCAGCGCATTGAACTGGCGGAGCGTCTCGCCGATCCGGACTATGTGTCCCGGTTCGCGCCGGGAACGGTGGGTGCGGCCTATCGCGAGTTCATCGAAAGGACCGGCTACAGCGCGGACGGGCTGGCCAGGATATCGAACCTGGATCAGGAGCCGGTCGTCGAAGACGCCTATCTGTGGTTCGGCCGGCGTACGCGCGACATCCACGATATCTGGCATGTACTCACGGGGTACCGGGCTGACGAGAGCCTGGGCGAAGCCGCGCTGGTGGCATTCAGCTATGCGCAAACCGGCGGTAGGGGATGGGCCTTTATCGCAGTCGCGGCCTCCATGAAAAGCCTGCGCGTATCCCGCAGCCTGGGCTTCGCGAGGGCGGTGCTGGAGGGCTACCGAATAGGCCGACGCGCGGCTTGGCTGCTTGGTGAGGATTATGAAAAGTTGCTACATGAGCCGATCGAAGCGGCCCGCCTGCGACTGGGCATTGCGCAGCCGGTGCGTTACCTTGCCTGCAACCCGGTGCAGGACTGGACGTCGTGACGCTCTTGGCATTCCCCCGGCACCCGGCCCGACGATCGGAGCGTAGCAATGTGCCACCTACCCGTCTCTCCGCGAGGGGCTGGAGCGGTTATCGCACATTGCATTGTTGGGACAGCTGTTTTTCAGGGTCGGCCTGAGGGCGCTGCATATGTGCGTCCGGCATAATCAAGCGCCCCGTTCATACCGATACGGAATTTCCGTCACGCGCGGGCGCACACTGAAACCAAGGGCAGGAGACGTAGTTTGAGCATCAACATTCGCGCATCGCGCACCGTACGACTGATGGCTGTCGCCATCGCTGGCCTGGCCGTCGGCCACTCCGCCGCCATGGCCGCCGATGCCTGGCCGACCAAACCGATCAAGGTCATCGTTCCCTATACGCCCGGCGGCTCGACCGACACAGTTTCGCGCGTCGTGTTCGAGAAGGTCGCGCAAAGCATCGGGCAGCCCATCATCATCGAGAACAAGCCCGGTGCGAACAGCACGCTGGGTGTGGGCGTCGCGGCGCGCTCCGCGCCGGATGGCTATACCTTCGTGTCGGTGCTGGCGGCCTACAGCGCGAACATGTCGCTGTACTCGAAGCTCAGCTACAAGCCGTCGGACCTGGTACCGGTGGCCGAGATGGCGGAACTGCCGTTGTTCCTGTTCGCCAGCAAGAAGTTGCCGGTCAAGACGGTTGGTGAACTGGTCGCATACGGCAAGAAGCACCCCGACACACTGACCTTCGGCTCGAGCGGTGTTGGCAGCTCCGCGCACCTGACTGGTGAGCGCCTGGCGATGGAGTCCAAGGTCAAGATGACCCACATTCCGTACAACGGCAGCGCGCCGATTCTGCCGGCGCTGGTGTCGGGCGAGGTCTCCGTGGCGTTCGATCCGTTGCTGGTGCCGATGCCGCACGTGAAGTCTGGCAAGATCAACGTGCTCGCCGTGGCGTCGGCCAAGCGCTGGCCAGGTGAACCGAACATCCCGACCATGGAAGAGTCGGGTTTCCCGGGCTTTGTCATGAGCTCGTGGACGGGCCTGCTGGCACCCGCCGGCACGCCGGCTCCGGTCGTCGATCGCATGGCCAAGGAAATCGCCGCGGCAACCCGCAGCCCGGACGTTGCCAAGAAGCTGACTGAGCTGGGCTTCGTGCCGGTGGGAGGCACCTCAGAGGAGTTCCGCAAGCTGATCGACCGTGACATCACCCGCTATGGGCAGATCGTGAAGGCGGGCAAGATCACCCTCGACTGAGTATGGCAAAGGCGCCCCGGCGCGCCGAAACTCGCCTTTCTGGTTTCTGGAACCGAGCCCCGGGAGTGGGCTCCCCATTGGGGGAGCGCAGCGATCAGCCTCCGGTGGGCTCGGCCTGAGCGATTGCGCGATACTTGTTGACCGCTCCGCGCAGGTAGTCGCCGAAGGCCTGCGGCGACTCGCTCGGCTTGACCTCGATGCCCTGCGCCGCCAGCTGATCGCGTACCGCGGGTCGCGCCAGCGCCTTGGCGATGGCTGCGTGCA includes the following:
- a CDS encoding FAD-containing monooxygenase EthA (K00492: E1.14.13.-; [EC:1.14.13.-]); the encoded protein is MTAPHSDDAVLDVLIVGAGLSGIGAARHLQERCAGKRYAILEARQALGGTWDLFRYPGIRSDSDMYTLGYRFKPWQGAKAIADGPSILAYIRQTAEEAGITPHIRFGHKVLTVAWDSSSACWTVEAERTQDGSRVRLRARFLYVCAGYYRYAEGHRPTFPGEETFRGRMVHPQFWDESLDYAGKRVVVIGSGATAVTLVPAMAKSAAHVTMLQRSPTYIVTRPGEDAIANRLRRVLPEKLAYTVTRWKNVLLGMSFFQLARRRPERVKQRLIAMAAAQLAPGFDVDTHFTPRYMPWDQRLCLVPDGDLFREIRDGRAAIVTDTIERFNAEGIVLRSGKMLPADIVVVATGLKLNMLGDIAVSVDGQPRRPAESMAYKGMMLSEVPNLVLAFGYTNASWTLKADLTAEYVCRLLRYMDRHKHRIAMPRRAADVQPVPFLDFTSGYVQRAASVLPKQGNRKPWRVHQNYLKDMLTIRYGRIVDGVLQFDTPLPGTQAPTLKQDDTRRSQRDNSTQPAGVSSEVQP
- a CDS encoding TetR family transcriptional regulator, which encodes MAPMTTELSPARRYRGAEAEERRAQRRSQLIAAAVQVYGERGYQNATVKAVCEAAGLTERYFYESFANSEALLLASYETVTRKLLHTLARAGEENGESGEQRALAMLRAYFGALQCEPRAARVFLVEIRGVSKLVDEALAISLSEFGALLARTLLAGGREGREFDPMLSAGVAGGIVHVALYWIRNGYAPDVDTVARTALQLALVLMCRPA
- a CDS encoding multidrug transporter, which gives rise to MKKTLLCAAAMAMLAGCSLIPKYERPASPVEAAYPQGPAYLPADADAEAGQVPAVELGWREFFADPRLRRLIELALENNRDLRVAALNVEAFGAQYRIQRADLFPAVGAAALGTRQRIPADLSTTGQRMIGSQYGVSVGTTAWEIDLFGRLRSLSESALEQYFASDEARRSAQISLVASVASAYLTQRADEALLQVTRETLANYERSYGLTRRSYEEGIASRLDLRQAQTAVETARASLARYTRLVAQDQNALVLLLGTSLPADLPEGLPLEQKLFADVPAGLPSDLLQNRPDVLAAEHRLRSANADIGAARAAFFPSISLTASAGTASRQLSGLFGAGSGTWLFQPQINLPLFTAGSLRASLDFAAIQKDVNVAQYERTVQTAFREVADGLAARGTYTSQLQAQVRFVEAAQDAYGLADRRYRTGVDSYLAVLDAQRSLYNAQQLLIEARLEQLTSEVNLYKALGGGWHDQTGKAGDAPAAGAGPA
- a CDS encoding acriflavine resistance protein B (K03296: TC.HAE1; hydrophobic/amphiphilic exporter-1 (mainly G- bacteria), HAE1 family) — encoded protein: MSNFFIDRPIFAWVIALVIMLAGVLSIRALPISQYPAIAPPTIAISVNYPGASAETVQDTVVQVIEQQLNGLDRLRYISSESNADGNMTITVTFEQGTNPDIAQVQVQNKLALAQPLLPQEVQQQGIRVTKSVRNFLVIVGLISTDPKVTREDLSNYIVSSIQDPLSRTYGVGDFQVFGAQYAMRVWIDPARLNSYQLTPLDVSSAIRAQNVQVASGQLGGLPAVRGQQLNASVIGKTRLQTSEQFGNILLKVNPDGSQVRLKDVAEVGLGGQDYNINAQYNGQAASGIAVRLAAGANALETVRAIRKTLDGLEPFFPPGMKVVYPYDTSPVISGSIHEVVKTLMEAIVLVFLVMYLFLQNVRATLIPTIAVPVVLLGTFGVLAAFGYTINTLTMFGMVLAIGLLVDDAIVVVENVERVMAEEGLPPKEAARRSMGQIQGALVGIALVLSAVFLPMAFFGGSTGVIYRQFSITIVSSMVLSVLVALILTPALCATMLQPIEKGDHGENKGGFFGWFNRKFIATTQGYERSVSGILKRRLPFLLIYVAIVVAMGFLFTRIPTSFLPEEDQGVLYAQVQTPAGATAERTQKVLDQMRDYLLKEEGGVVESLFTVNGFNFAGRGQNSGLAFILLKPWAQRSGESTSVFDLAARAQRKFMSFRDSMSFAFAPPAVQELGNATGFDLYLQDQAGIGHVALMDARDKFLALASQSPVLQRVRPNGLNDQPQYQLVIDDEKARALGVSLGDINSTVSIAWGSSYVNDFIDRGRVKRVYVQGRPDSRMNPDDIDKWFVRNDKGEMVPFSAFADGKWAYGSPKLQRYNGVPAVQMLGEPAPGRSSGEAMKAIEEIMKQMPPGVGYAWTGLSYEERLSGAQAPALYALSLLVVFLCLAALYESWSIPFSVMLVVPLGVIGALLATLGRGLSNDVFFQVGLLTTIGLSAKNAILIVEFAKSEYEQGKDLVEAAVEACRLRLRPIVMTSLAFMLGVFPLAVSTGAGAGSQHAIGTGVIGGMITATVLAIFWVPLFFVVVTSLFGRKRRPKPHDASLEKGALE
- a CDS encoding coenzyme q (ubiquinone) biosynthesis protein coq4 yields the protein MATSIGSSPYKQDVLTAFKAIRRLLADSNDTEQVFRIMRALNGPSMPRNFSRLLSKPDGRRMVYQRIELAERLADPDYVSRFAPGTVGAAYREFIERTGYSADGLARISNLDQEPVVEDAYLWFGRRTRDIHDIWHVLTGYRADESLGEAALVAFSYAQTGGRGWAFIAVAASMKSLRVSRSLGFARAVLEGYRIGRRAAWLLGEDYEKLLHEPIEAARLRLGIAQPVRYLACNPVQDWTS
- a CDS encoding dienelactone hydrolase (K01061: E3.1.1.45; carboxymethylenebutenolidase [EC:3.1.1.45]), with the translated sequence MSRLTAKEFHPELLELYDGYVHGRLSRRDFLDRAAKFAVGSLTATAILASLSPDYALAQQIAFTDPDILAEYIRYPSPNGHGEVRGYLVRPTRVAKPVPGVVVVHENRGLNPYVEDVARRVAKAGFVALAPDGLSSVGGYPGNDDRGRVLQQQVNPQKLMDDFFAAIEYLRAGNLTTGKVGITGFCYGGGVCNAAAMAYPELAAAVPFYGRQAKAEDVPRIKAPLLLHFAETDPNVNATWPAYEAALKANGKTYEAHIYRGTHHGFHNDSTPRYDEAAARLAWDRTIAWFRRYLV
- a CDS encoding hemolysin D (K03585: acrA; membrane fusion protein) gives rise to the protein MQRSRGCSAWVPVTLAIAMSMLAGCSGKKEAAAPPPPQVSVVTLKTEPLTLDTELPGRTTAFRIAEVRPQVDGIILRRLFKEGSDVTQGQQLYQIDPSTYEATYKSARATLESARLLAERYGRLVGDEAVSKQQHDEARAAWLQAQAAVDRAQINLRYTKVLSPISGRIGRSNVTEGALVTNGQATALSVVQQLDPIYVDVTQPSASLLRLRRELANGALQSAGANAAQVSLVLEDGTRYPETGRLEFSEVAVDQGTGSVTLRAVFPNPRHELLPGMFVHARLREGVKTNALLVPQQGVTRDLKGQATALVVNARDEVELRQIRTDRAVGDKWLVSDGLGAGDRVIVEGLQFVRPGAKVRVAQAGTAAGAPVAAASAPSAAKP